One part of the Mariniblastus fucicola genome encodes these proteins:
- a CDS encoding DUF1570 domain-containing protein translates to MVWTHTAAAQQAAAADKHPKWIKIVGEGPFGKVVTVRIEHEDKVYYGRPLGQDRDKMALLRWDGRITLLPRQEKMEVFSRGFAPYTAKELADRLQKQYGSRYLTQSSKHFTVVYPRTQQKNWAQQYENVYNQFKNYLARNRIDIAEPRFPLVVVILGSRNEFNRSLADEIVFKKDVFGFYSRITNRVTTFVSSDPRIAKRINRLADVTVVHETIHQAAFNNGVHNRLCAVPRWMSEGFAMLFESKGFRNGKPDQPISERVNYRRLRTLKKMFQSGRAKDSIETMLRNDRIFETDPDLAYSLAWGLSFYFAEKETDKYLRFVLKDGNTNEFANYTPDQRITFFMDTFAEDFDTLERRLRKFILSLPSS, encoded by the coding sequence TTGGTTTGGACGCACACCGCCGCGGCGCAACAGGCTGCTGCCGCTGACAAGCACCCAAAGTGGATTAAGATTGTCGGCGAGGGTCCATTTGGGAAAGTCGTCACGGTTCGGATCGAGCACGAAGACAAAGTCTACTACGGTCGACCGCTGGGACAGGACCGCGACAAGATGGCGTTACTCCGTTGGGACGGACGCATCACTTTGTTGCCGCGCCAGGAAAAGATGGAGGTCTTCTCCAGAGGATTCGCGCCCTACACGGCAAAAGAGTTAGCGGACCGATTGCAGAAACAGTACGGTTCGAGATATCTGACGCAGTCCTCGAAGCATTTCACGGTCGTCTACCCGAGGACTCAGCAGAAGAACTGGGCTCAGCAATACGAGAACGTCTACAACCAGTTTAAGAACTATCTGGCTCGAAACCGGATCGACATTGCAGAACCGCGGTTCCCGCTGGTCGTTGTGATTCTTGGTTCGAGAAACGAGTTCAATCGCTCATTGGCGGACGAGATCGTTTTCAAGAAAGACGTGTTCGGTTTCTATTCGCGGATCACGAACCGGGTCACGACTTTCGTCTCCAGCGACCCAAGAATCGCCAAACGGATCAATCGACTGGCCGACGTAACCGTGGTTCACGAAACCATTCATCAAGCGGCATTCAACAACGGCGTGCACAATCGACTTTGCGCGGTTCCGCGTTGGATGTCGGAAGGTTTCGCCATGCTTTTCGAATCGAAAGGGTTTCGAAACGGCAAGCCAGATCAGCCGATTTCCGAACGCGTCAACTACCGTCGCCTTCGGACTCTCAAAAAAATGTTTCAATCGGGTCGTGCGAAAGATTCGATCGAAACCATGCTTCGCAATGATCGCATCTTCGAAACAGACCCCGACCTGGCTTACAGTCTTGCATGGGGACTGTCGTTCTACTTTGCGGAAAAAGAAACTGACAAGTATCTGCGATTCGTGCTCAAAGATGGGAATACGAACGAATTCGCCAACTACACGCCAGACCAGCGAATCACTTTTTTCATGGATACTTTTGCCGAAGATTTTGACACGCTTGAGCGACGACTGCGAAAGTTCATTCTCAGTTTGCCATCGTCGTAG
- a CDS encoding AMP nucleosidase yields MSQPIDNKIEASKIDRLEIAKSWLPRYTGMPIEEFGDYILLTNFSHYVDQFATRFGCKIYGEGKPMQASSNGEGLTIVNFGIGSANAATIMDILMARMPEAVLFLGKCGGLKDSTEIGHFILPIAAIRGEGTSDDYFPSEVPALPSFKLHKFVSDCMVERELEYRTGVIYTTNRRLWEHDEEFREKLNRLTCIGIDMETATLFIVGHYNSISRGALLLVSDVPTTPEGVKTEESDAEVTSRWVDLHLEIGIQAMTDIGTRGEQIRHFRY; encoded by the coding sequence ATGTCACAGCCAATCGACAACAAAATTGAAGCCAGCAAGATCGACCGACTGGAGATCGCAAAAAGCTGGTTGCCGCGGTACACCGGCATGCCGATCGAAGAGTTCGGCGACTATATCCTGCTGACGAATTTTTCGCACTACGTCGATCAGTTCGCCACGCGGTTTGGCTGCAAAATTTACGGCGAAGGCAAACCAATGCAGGCGTCGTCCAACGGCGAAGGCCTGACGATCGTCAACTTCGGCATCGGATCCGCCAACGCCGCGACGATCATGGACATTCTGATGGCCCGCATGCCGGAAGCGGTTCTGTTCCTGGGTAAATGCGGAGGTTTGAAAGATTCAACCGAAATCGGGCACTTCATTTTGCCCATCGCAGCGATCCGCGGTGAAGGAACCAGCGATGACTATTTCCCGTCAGAAGTCCCCGCCCTGCCCTCTTTCAAGCTGCACAAATTTGTCTCGGATTGCATGGTCGAGCGTGAGTTGGAGTATCGAACGGGAGTTATCTACACGACCAATCGACGGCTTTGGGAACACGATGAGGAGTTCCGTGAAAAACTGAATCGGCTGACCTGTATCGGAATCGACATGGAGACCGCGACGCTGTTCATCGTGGGCCACTACAATTCGATTTCGCGCGGAGCTTTGCTGCTGGTTTCCGACGTGCCCACGACGCCCGAAGGAGTCAAAACCGAAGAGTCGGACGCCGAGGTGACTTCTCGTTGGGTCGACTTGCATCTGGAAATCGGGATCCAGGCGATGACCGACATCGGAACTCGTGGCGAGCAAATTCGTCACTTCAGGTATTAG
- a CDS encoding alpha/beta hydrolase family protein: protein MRTLVLLVVTVFGIACTDSNAQEIPLVYDVEHTGADHPAPLLPEIEDLPIVRPLTDPFAWSDGSPRSTKFSDWSRRRSEIKAEIEHYGVGQKPPKPEKIEASYADGTLTVKATANGETLTLTAKVTLPEGDGPFAAVIGVGRGSGSLPGDIFTDRNVATIAYNFGQVMSHTQTRGNEPINKLYPELKHIGAYAAWPWGVSRIIDGLELVEADLPIDRKRLAVTGCSFAGKMALFAGAFDERIALTIAQESGGGGAAAWRVSETLGNVETLGNTSRAWFLEDMFKFSNSVEKLPYDHHELMSLVAPRALLVLGNPDYEWLADESGYVSCRAAHEVWKTLGVEDRFGFSIIGGHPHCQLPDSQRPEVEAFVDKFLLGKEADTAVTKHQFDDVEHEFWHDGWTKGKSTYPMPDKSNIESFKFEAEAAAHGADWKVVDDSKVSGGKYLTVKSGKNSTDAFPTGDDAAMRFQFKTTRDAKYFLFAKVNCASADDDSFWLKVDDGEFETINGLGTNGWEWVKLKAIQLKSGDHSLTLTYREDGALIDQMAVTTYPFGPAELEQETAK, encoded by the coding sequence ATGAGAACGCTCGTCCTGTTAGTCGTCACGGTATTTGGAATTGCCTGTACAGATTCCAACGCTCAAGAAATTCCGCTTGTCTACGATGTCGAGCACACGGGGGCTGACCATCCGGCGCCGCTATTGCCCGAGATCGAAGACCTTCCAATCGTCAGACCGCTAACCGATCCGTTTGCGTGGTCTGATGGAAGCCCGCGATCGACGAAGTTCAGTGACTGGAGCCGTCGCCGATCTGAAATCAAAGCCGAAATCGAACACTACGGTGTTGGTCAAAAGCCGCCGAAACCAGAAAAGATTGAAGCCAGCTACGCGGATGGAACGCTGACCGTGAAAGCGACCGCCAACGGCGAAACGTTAACCTTGACCGCGAAGGTGACTCTTCCCGAAGGCGACGGGCCTTTCGCGGCCGTCATTGGAGTCGGCCGAGGCAGCGGCAGTCTTCCCGGCGACATATTCACCGATCGAAACGTTGCAACGATTGCCTACAACTTTGGCCAGGTTATGTCGCACACGCAAACTCGCGGCAACGAACCGATCAACAAACTCTATCCCGAATTGAAACATATTGGCGCCTACGCGGCGTGGCCGTGGGGAGTCAGCCGAATCATCGATGGACTGGAACTGGTAGAAGCCGATCTTCCGATTGACCGAAAACGTTTGGCCGTCACAGGATGTTCCTTCGCTGGAAAAATGGCGTTGTTCGCCGGTGCCTTCGACGAAAGAATCGCATTGACTATCGCACAGGAATCCGGTGGCGGAGGCGCGGCTGCCTGGCGAGTCTCTGAAACGCTGGGCAATGTCGAAACGCTGGGGAACACCAGCCGAGCCTGGTTTTTGGAGGACATGTTCAAGTTCTCGAACTCGGTTGAGAAACTGCCATACGATCACCATGAACTGATGTCGCTGGTCGCCCCACGCGCCTTGTTGGTGCTGGGAAATCCTGACTACGAATGGTTGGCTGACGAATCGGGATACGTTTCCTGTCGAGCCGCGCACGAGGTCTGGAAAACGCTCGGCGTCGAGGATCGATTCGGATTTTCGATCATCGGTGGACATCCGCATTGCCAACTCCCGGACAGTCAGCGGCCGGAAGTCGAAGCTTTCGTCGACAAATTTTTACTGGGGAAAGAAGCAGACACAGCTGTCACGAAACACCAGTTCGACGACGTTGAGCACGAGTTTTGGCACGACGGCTGGACGAAGGGAAAGTCAACTTATCCGATGCCGGACAAATCAAATATTGAATCGTTCAAGTTCGAGGCCGAAGCAGCGGCACACGGAGCAGACTGGAAGGTCGTCGACGATTCAAAAGTTTCCGGTGGAAAATATCTGACTGTGAAGTCTGGCAAAAACAGCACCGATGCATTTCCTACAGGTGACGATGCTGCGATGAGATTTCAGTTTAAGACAACCAGAGACGCAAAGTATTTTCTGTTTGCGAAAGTGAACTGCGCGTCTGCCGACGACGATTCGTTTTGGCTGAAAGTTGACGACGGCGAATTCGAAACGATAAATGGGCTTGGCACCAACGGATGGGAATGGGTCAAACTGAAAGCGATCCAGCTGAAGTCTGGCGATCACTCATTGACGCTGACCTATCGCGAAGACGGTGCCTTGATCGATCAGATGGCTGTCACGACTTACCCTTTCGGCCCCGCGGAGTTAGAGCAAGAAACCGCGAAATAA
- a CDS encoding glycosyltransferase family 2 protein: MKPESNHTTDDALRRTFVIIPMLNEQDSIGLVLDDLPTVAEVIVVDNGSTDEGAKIAAARGAIVICEPQRGYGKACLKGIAHIRKQVVTPQSTIVAFIDGDYSDHADELPMLIDRIVNEDFDFVVGSRSLGDRQQGAMHFQAIFGNWLACTLMQIFWGAKFSDLGPFRAIRYQALIDLEMQDENFGWTIEMQIKAFRNGLKITEVPVSYRRRIGVSKISGTVSGTFRAGYKILWTIFRFRFGKSS; the protein is encoded by the coding sequence ATGAAGCCAGAGTCCAATCACACGACAGACGATGCGTTGCGGCGGACTTTTGTCATCATCCCGATGCTCAATGAGCAAGACTCGATTGGTTTGGTACTCGATGACCTGCCAACGGTTGCCGAAGTCATTGTCGTCGACAACGGGTCAACGGATGAGGGAGCGAAAATCGCTGCGGCTCGGGGTGCAATCGTGATCTGCGAACCCCAACGCGGGTACGGGAAAGCCTGTTTGAAGGGCATCGCACACATTCGAAAACAAGTGGTAACCCCGCAGTCGACGATCGTGGCGTTCATCGACGGTGACTACAGCGATCACGCGGATGAACTGCCGATGCTGATCGACCGAATTGTCAACGAAGATTTCGATTTCGTAGTCGGATCGCGTTCCCTTGGCGATCGACAACAAGGAGCGATGCACTTCCAGGCGATTTTCGGCAATTGGCTGGCGTGTACGCTGATGCAAATTTTCTGGGGAGCCAAATTTAGCGACCTTGGTCCGTTTCGCGCGATCCGATACCAGGCTTTGATCGATCTTGAGATGCAAGACGAAAATTTTGGCTGGACGATCGAGATGCAGATCAAAGCGTTCCGCAATGGCCTGAAGATCACGGAAGTTCCCGTTTCGTATCGCCGACGGATCGGAGTCAGCAAAATCAGCGGGACTGTATCGGGCACATTTCGAGCCGGCTACAAAATCCTGTGGACGATCTTCCGATTCCGGTTTGGCAAGAGTTCATGA
- a CDS encoding carbon-nitrogen hydrolase family protein — translation MSLIKIAGVQMDIQLANASANLASMQSHLQTSVAAGAELTIFPECTITGYCFESHDEAMAVAEACDGSSVTQMIEACGDLSTHAIFGFLERDADQIFNSVVCVGSEGIVSKYRKVHLPTLGVDNFTTPGDNEFEVFDLNLDGHDQPLRIGMNICYDCSFPESARVLTLKGADLIALPTNWPPGSGLVADVIPNTRALENNVYFAAVNRIGTERGFEFIGKSKICDPLGRELDFANHRDDAIVYGEIDVAFARRKHLVAVPGKHEVHRIEDRRPDTYGPIVGAQ, via the coding sequence ATGTCGCTTATCAAAATCGCCGGCGTCCAGATGGACATCCAACTGGCCAACGCATCTGCCAATCTCGCGTCAATGCAATCGCATCTGCAGACTTCCGTCGCCGCCGGTGCCGAGCTGACGATTTTTCCCGAATGCACGATAACAGGCTATTGCTTCGAATCACACGACGAAGCGATGGCGGTTGCCGAGGCTTGCGACGGCTCGTCAGTCACTCAAATGATCGAGGCTTGCGGTGATTTGAGCACACATGCAATTTTCGGATTCCTGGAACGCGATGCAGACCAAATTTTCAACAGCGTCGTTTGTGTCGGGTCAGAGGGAATCGTTTCGAAGTATCGCAAGGTTCACTTGCCCACTCTCGGCGTCGACAACTTCACAACTCCTGGAGACAACGAGTTTGAAGTTTTCGATTTGAATCTGGATGGCCATGACCAACCGCTACGCATTGGTATGAACATTTGTTACGACTGCTCTTTCCCTGAATCGGCTCGAGTGTTGACGCTCAAAGGAGCCGATTTGATCGCGTTGCCGACCAATTGGCCGCCAGGATCCGGGCTGGTTGCGGACGTGATTCCGAACACGCGAGCCTTGGAAAACAACGTTTACTTTGCCGCAGTCAACAGAATCGGAACTGAACGCGGGTTCGAATTCATCGGCAAGAGCAAGATTTGCGACCCTTTGGGCCGGGAGCTCGATTTCGCGAACCATCGTGACGATGCGATTGTCTATGGAGAGATTGATGTCGCGTTTGCCCGGCGAAAACACCTTGTCGCGGTCCCGGGCAAACATGAAGTCCATCGTATCGAAGATCGACGGCCGGATACTTACGGGCCGATCGTCGGGGCTCAATAG
- a CDS encoding DUF6268 family outer membrane beta-barrel protein yields the protein MEATNESTEARMPQRKSGWTAQKPIPLVGALAVGLLCMLITDAIAAAPRMQPQSAKTDSASTSQRPRGIPIGLESAWIVDSETGLSTQSANLKLPLLRGFGTPPPIVKIGFAYTDLSTPDSLGLPNDLYEYSIGLSTIRKIRERWMLRTMLGMNFATDNENRSSDAWRFTGGVFAIHQKSPQLSWTFGAIALGRSDLPVVPAIGAVWLPRPGTRVDLILPNPKVNFLVADNGQRQQWCYLGGGLNGNTWGYERPGFGDDTLTYSDLRIVAGWESRPSAPANQPYVPGRKFGIEAGYAFSRDLEFEDEAIELSLDDALIFRINTRY from the coding sequence ATGGAAGCAACGAACGAAAGCACTGAGGCACGGATGCCGCAGCGAAAATCAGGCTGGACCGCACAGAAGCCAATTCCGCTTGTCGGCGCATTGGCCGTTGGTCTACTTTGCATGCTCATCACCGACGCCATTGCTGCGGCACCGAGGATGCAGCCGCAATCAGCAAAAACGGACAGTGCAAGCACTTCCCAACGCCCCAGGGGAATCCCAATTGGGTTGGAGTCCGCCTGGATTGTCGACTCCGAAACGGGACTTTCGACACAGAGTGCGAATTTGAAGCTTCCGTTGCTGCGCGGGTTTGGAACGCCTCCGCCAATCGTGAAAATTGGATTCGCCTATACGGACCTTTCAACGCCGGACTCGCTCGGATTGCCCAACGATCTTTACGAGTACTCGATCGGGCTGTCCACGATCAGAAAGATCCGTGAACGCTGGATGCTCAGAACAATGCTGGGGATGAATTTTGCGACCGACAATGAAAACCGCTCAAGCGATGCGTGGCGTTTCACCGGTGGGGTGTTTGCAATTCACCAAAAGAGCCCACAGCTGAGCTGGACGTTCGGCGCCATTGCACTGGGTCGAAGCGACCTTCCTGTAGTCCCGGCAATCGGCGCCGTGTGGCTACCGCGACCAGGTACGCGTGTTGATTTGATCTTGCCGAACCCGAAAGTCAACTTTCTCGTCGCCGACAACGGGCAGCGTCAGCAGTGGTGCTATCTCGGTGGCGGTCTCAACGGAAACACCTGGGGCTACGAGCGCCCCGGCTTTGGCGATGACACATTGACGTACAGCGATCTGCGAATCGTTGCGGGCTGGGAGTCGCGTCCCTCAGCCCCAGCGAACCAGCCGTACGTGCCGGGACGCAAGTTTGGTATCGAAGCGGGTTATGCTTTCTCGCGTGATCTCGAGTTCGAAGACGAAGCGATCGAATTGTCGCTGGACGATGCGTTAATCTTTCGCATCAATACAAGATATTAG
- a CDS encoding multiheme c-type cytochrome, giving the protein MPKRAHLIFLVLFVLIIVSGYLLADYYRGAPPEAMAHASYVGRETCVSCHQQQVDLFVGSHHDQAMDFATEESVLGDFDDRTIEHFGTTSRLFRDGDRFMINTEGPDGEMQDFEIKYTFGVEPLQQYMVELDRGRVQVLRVSWDTAAEKWFYLSPPDVKDKLNPTDPLHWTGVTQNWNVSCAECHSTNLKKNFDIASASWNTTWSEIDVSCEACHGPASLHNELASSMSPFWDRTHGMGLAKLKTDRNLDQIETCAPCHSRRTIVGTDYKPGCNYDDYHSLQLLNEPLYHADGQIRDEDYVHGSFLQSKMFHNGIKCSDCHDPHSLKLKHSGNNVCTSCHQHPSGKYDSESHHHHQPGTEGAMCVNCHMPTTTYMDVDARRDHSFRVPRPDLSVSLGTPNACTQCHLGLEPKESLPKREQFAQYLDWLSASETGDDDVEALLARIDKEMEAACAKWYPPESSPPKTSWYPELAQAQFNIRNQEPATELLGKLAKDVANPAIIRATAADLLSRHADPQAYETAIGLLDDRDVKVVVAAIGTLEIAMLEIQNRQMYSTTPGSVGSELQQFSSAIGNLLQHESPRVRFESARALASLAPTARNSALTAEQKRSFETSLEAYRQSLMVMSDTAGAHMQLGGLQERMGQLNQAADSYRTAIRLQPELTGPRSSLAYILENKVQSLQSQLQQSNSEAARNQIENLMAQITDLRKRDHELLGIDVERAAGLPGVHTLHYRYGMSSYLQKDLATAEKHLKIAAEMAPEQEGYLMGLATFYLQQKKLVEADRLIAKLLNMDPDHPGYLALKQQLDSLQ; this is encoded by the coding sequence ATGCCCAAACGAGCTCATCTGATTTTCCTGGTGCTGTTCGTGCTGATCATCGTCAGCGGCTATTTATTGGCCGACTATTATCGCGGTGCTCCTCCCGAAGCGATGGCCCACGCCAGCTACGTCGGCCGCGAAACGTGCGTGAGTTGTCATCAACAGCAAGTCGATCTGTTCGTTGGATCTCACCACGACCAAGCCATGGACTTTGCCACCGAAGAGTCCGTACTGGGCGATTTTGACGACCGTACGATCGAACACTTTGGTACGACCTCCCGCCTTTTTCGCGATGGCGATCGATTCATGATCAACACCGAAGGCCCCGATGGAGAGATGCAGGATTTCGAGATCAAGTACACTTTCGGCGTCGAACCGCTGCAGCAATATATGGTGGAGCTTGATCGAGGCAGGGTTCAGGTGCTGCGAGTTTCCTGGGATACGGCCGCAGAGAAGTGGTTCTATCTGTCGCCGCCCGACGTGAAAGACAAACTCAATCCGACGGACCCGTTGCACTGGACCGGCGTGACACAAAACTGGAACGTTAGCTGCGCGGAGTGCCACAGTACGAACCTGAAGAAGAACTTTGACATTGCGTCTGCGTCCTGGAACACGACCTGGTCGGAAATTGATGTTAGCTGCGAAGCCTGCCATGGTCCGGCAAGCCTGCACAATGAGTTGGCGTCCTCCATGAGTCCGTTTTGGGACAGGACTCACGGCATGGGTTTGGCGAAACTGAAAACAGATCGCAATCTCGACCAGATCGAAACGTGTGCTCCCTGCCATTCGCGACGCACCATTGTGGGAACCGACTATAAACCGGGCTGCAACTATGACGACTACCATTCGTTGCAGCTTCTGAATGAGCCGCTTTATCACGCGGACGGACAGATCCGCGACGAGGACTACGTTCACGGATCGTTCCTGCAAAGCAAGATGTTTCACAACGGCATCAAGTGCAGTGACTGTCATGATCCACATTCATTGAAGCTGAAACATTCCGGCAACAACGTCTGCACGTCCTGCCATCAGCATCCGTCCGGAAAATATGATTCCGAATCACATCACCATCATCAACCTGGAACCGAAGGAGCGATGTGCGTCAATTGCCACATGCCAACGACGACGTACATGGACGTTGATGCTCGCCGCGATCACAGCTTTCGGGTTCCTCGACCGGACCTGAGCGTTTCACTGGGGACGCCGAATGCCTGTACGCAGTGTCATCTTGGACTGGAACCCAAAGAGAGTTTGCCGAAACGTGAGCAGTTCGCACAGTATCTCGATTGGCTGAGTGCTTCGGAGACCGGCGACGATGATGTCGAGGCGCTTCTTGCTCGAATCGATAAAGAGATGGAAGCGGCCTGTGCGAAGTGGTATCCGCCAGAATCATCGCCACCGAAAACATCATGGTATCCGGAATTGGCTCAAGCTCAGTTCAACATTCGCAACCAGGAACCTGCCACTGAATTGCTTGGCAAACTCGCCAAAGATGTTGCCAATCCGGCAATTATTCGGGCCACCGCGGCGGACCTGTTGTCCAGACATGCCGACCCGCAAGCGTACGAAACCGCGATTGGATTGCTGGACGATCGAGACGTGAAAGTTGTCGTGGCGGCAATTGGGACGCTTGAGATCGCGATGCTCGAAATCCAGAACCGGCAAATGTACTCCACCACCCCCGGGTCTGTCGGCAGTGAACTCCAGCAGTTCAGCAGTGCCATCGGGAACCTGCTGCAGCACGAATCGCCTCGAGTGCGTTTCGAGTCGGCTCGGGCCCTCGCGTCGCTGGCTCCAACGGCTCGCAATAGTGCGTTGACGGCCGAGCAGAAGCGATCGTTTGAGACGTCGCTGGAAGCGTATCGCCAATCGCTGATGGTGATGTCAGATACCGCTGGGGCTCATATGCAGCTTGGCGGATTGCAGGAACGAATGGGCCAACTGAACCAGGCGGCGGACAGCTATCGAACCGCAATTCGTCTGCAACCTGAACTGACCGGTCCGAGGTCGAGTCTGGCCTATATTCTGGAAAACAAAGTCCAGTCTTTGCAGTCGCAGCTTCAACAAAGCAATTCGGAAGCGGCCAGAAATCAGATTGAAAACCTTATGGCTCAAATCACGGATCTGCGAAAGCGTGATCATGAGCTGCTGGGCATCGATGTTGAGCGAGCCGCGGGCCTACCCGGAGTCCACACGCTGCACTACCGATACGGAATGTCCAGCTATCTGCAGAAAGATCTGGCAACGGCGGAAAAGCATTTGAAAATCGCCGCGGAGATGGCACCGGAGCAGGAAGGTTACCTAATGGGCCTGGCAACGTTTTATCTTCAACAGAAAAAATTGGTTGAAGCCGATCGTTTGATTGCGAAACTGCTAAACATGGACCCGGATCATCCAGGCTATCTCGCGCTCAAGCAACAACTTGATTCGTTGCAGTAG
- a CDS encoding DUF6807 domain-containing protein codes for MTRFLFLSATFSVIAIGAYVAPLQGQQAIQISQQNETIAVSVGGELFTAYNFTDTAKPFLYPVLGPSQIRMTRDFPMKKTAGEADDHPHHKSIWIGHEVNDIDFWTCRGGAKIVVDGEPTIDREANSITANSSWIDAGQNVVCRDSTKWSFGADEKSRWIDCVFTLAATEGPITIDDTKEGTVAIRTHPDLRLNPDARRGVEKVFGNVVNSQGTEGVETWGQSSAWLLYSGTIESKPASLLILDHPTNFRYPTTWHARDYGLISANPFGLHDFLEMEEHAGAVKLAKGQSLTLRYRFVFFAEAVNVDDAKSLHAKFSNSDANGD; via the coding sequence ATGACACGTTTTCTATTCCTGTCCGCCACATTTTCGGTTATTGCGATCGGCGCGTATGTCGCTCCCCTTCAGGGCCAGCAAGCAATTCAAATCTCGCAGCAGAACGAAACAATCGCAGTCTCCGTCGGCGGAGAACTTTTCACCGCGTACAACTTTACTGATACTGCCAAGCCTTTTCTGTATCCAGTTCTCGGCCCAAGTCAGATTCGAATGACCCGTGACTTTCCGATGAAGAAAACCGCAGGGGAGGCAGACGATCACCCGCACCACAAATCGATCTGGATCGGCCACGAAGTAAACGACATCGATTTTTGGACGTGTCGTGGCGGAGCGAAAATCGTCGTCGATGGAGAGCCAACGATCGACAGGGAAGCAAACAGCATCACCGCGAACAGCAGCTGGATCGATGCCGGCCAGAATGTTGTGTGCCGGGATTCGACGAAGTGGAGTTTCGGAGCCGACGAAAAATCAAGGTGGATCGATTGCGTGTTCACACTCGCCGCGACTGAAGGTCCGATCACAATCGATGACACCAAGGAGGGCACTGTTGCGATCCGCACTCACCCCGATTTGCGGCTGAATCCGGACGCTCGCCGGGGCGTTGAAAAAGTTTTTGGCAACGTCGTCAACAGTCAGGGCACCGAGGGCGTTGAAACCTGGGGTCAGTCGTCGGCCTGGCTGCTATATTCGGGCACGATTGAATCGAAGCCAGCAAGCTTGTTGATCCTCGACCATCCGACCAACTTTCGATATCCCACCACTTGGCACGCGAGGGACTACGGATTGATTTCCGCGAACCCGTTCGGACTTCACGACTTTCTCGAAATGGAAGAGCACGCCGGAGCCGTCAAGCTTGCGAAAGGCCAAAGTCTTACGCTGCGATATCGATTTGTATTCTTCGCCGAAGCAGTCAATGTCGACGACGCCAAATCGCTGCACGCCAAGTTTTCCAACAGCGACGCGAATGGTGACTGA
- a CDS encoding 6-phosphofructokinase, which translates to MSSNIKKIAITTGGGDAPGLNAVIRAVTLAATKRGWECLGIRSGFDGVLHPEDFPEGGTFPLTPDVVRGISHTGGTILGTTNRGNPFSYEILQPDGSVDKEDISPRLTESFKRHKIDALVAIGGDGSMGIANQVAKLGITVVGVPKTIDNDLEGTVATFGFDTAVSYATDAIGRLHATAASHRRVMIVEMMGRHAGWIALEAGLAGSADIILIPEIPFDLRKVAEKVKERNSRRRPFSIVAVAEGAMPIGGTEMYHDAGGVKKLGGIGEYVAEGLRPLVENEVRTVVLGHLLRGGSPTSRDRLLSFRFGAAAVRALAEGKRSVMVALDPPTVSYVPLEECTRRTKLVPLDCDTLATARDLGTCFGD; encoded by the coding sequence ATGAGCAGCAACATCAAGAAAATCGCAATCACGACCGGAGGCGGCGACGCCCCAGGGCTCAACGCTGTCATCCGAGCCGTCACGCTTGCCGCGACGAAACGAGGTTGGGAATGTCTGGGGATTCGCAGTGGCTTCGACGGGGTTTTGCACCCGGAAGACTTTCCCGAAGGGGGCACGTTCCCTTTGACGCCGGATGTCGTTCGCGGAATTTCGCACACTGGCGGTACAATTCTTGGAACGACCAATCGCGGCAATCCGTTCTCATACGAAATCCTGCAGCCCGATGGTTCGGTTGACAAAGAAGATATCTCGCCACGTCTGACCGAGAGTTTCAAAAGGCATAAAATCGATGCCTTGGTGGCGATCGGCGGAGATGGCTCGATGGGAATCGCCAATCAGGTCGCCAAGTTGGGAATCACGGTTGTTGGTGTCCCGAAAACGATCGACAACGATTTGGAAGGAACAGTCGCGACCTTCGGCTTTGACACCGCTGTATCGTACGCGACTGACGCGATCGGCCGCTTGCATGCCACCGCGGCCAGTCACCGGCGCGTCATGATTGTCGAGATGATGGGGCGACATGCGGGCTGGATTGCGCTTGAAGCAGGGTTGGCTGGGTCGGCAGACATTATTCTGATCCCGGAGATTCCTTTTGATCTGCGCAAGGTCGCGGAGAAAGTCAAAGAACGCAATTCCCGTCGACGACCGTTCAGCATCGTCGCGGTCGCGGAGGGCGCTATGCCGATTGGCGGAACGGAAATGTACCACGACGCTGGTGGAGTGAAAAAACTTGGCGGCATCGGTGAGTACGTCGCGGAAGGCTTGCGACCGCTGGTGGAAAACGAAGTCCGTACCGTTGTGCTGGGGCATTTGCTTCGCGGTGGTTCGCCCACGTCGCGCGATCGCTTACTTTCGTTTCGCTTCGGTGCAGCGGCTGTTCGGGCTCTTGCCGAAGGCAAGCGCAGCGTGATGGTCGCGCTTGACCCGCCGACGGTCAGCTACGTTCCGCTTGAGGAATGCACGCGGCGAACGAAGCTTGTACCGCTCGATTGTGACACACTTGCGACGGCCCGAGACCTTGGGACTTGCTTTGGCGACTGA